Genomic window (Cryptococcus decagattii chromosome 10, complete sequence):
ATCCTTAGTTGCAACTTCATGCCAAGGATTGTCTTCCAGGAAGGTAGTCAAGATTTTCCTCATCTGGTCCGAATCTGGTCCTCTGGGGTCAATGATCGCGCTTATTCCGGCGATCATGGCACTACTGAACATTCTAAATTGTCCAGTTATGGCGAATAGCTTGAAGTCGGGGACTCGTTGAAAATCTTGTCTGTGGATTGATGGTCAGACGGTAAAAATGGCATCAGGAATCAGTTAAATCAAACGAACCTGATTTGAAAGTCAAGCTTGGCGGCTTCAAAACATGCTGTTCGCGAGGCTGCATAGCGGTTACTGGATAATTTGCGTAGCAACCACGGGCGCTAAAAGAAAAAATAATAAAGTGGTGAATACAGTGGATGGCTAACCCGCGTCGCCCATGCTTACATGCAAAATTATAGTCGTGACCAGCACCTCCGTCAACAGCATAAATCGATGAACAGGCAACCAAAAATGAACTGTTTTATTCAAACTTAGCGTAGTTCCAAATAACAGCTAAATGATCTTACCATTATCTAAGCTCTTATCGGGATCGTGCATTCGGAAATGAGGGGGCAACTGTTCAACAAAAAGATCTAGCTCCTGCTGCAGCTTCTCCACGTCTGAATACTGCGCAGGTTCGTTGAGCTTTTGGAAATGATGCACGATTTTGCCGATGACGACAGCAAGCTTCTTGCGTAGGATAAGAAAAAGGGCAGGTGTGGGTTCGTGGAAAGGCTTGGCTGGCGGTAAACCGAGGGCAGGGTTATATTCAGCAAGGTCAATGTTAGATGGAGCCCTTTTCATGCACCAAATCAGTATACGGTTTTAACAACCAAAGCCAATGCTTACTGTGTATCGGTATAGCTGTCAGAGATGCTTGGCGGCCGTCCCAAAACCAGACTGTATTGCTTATCTGCATGGTACAAATAGCTCCACAGTCGTCTTCGGTACTCGGTTTGAAATGGACTGCAAACACGATCACCAGTTAGGAACAGTCCATGGTCACGCCTTGGAAGCTTACTCTAATCCAAGTTTAGAGCCGTCACGATGTAAACCAATAGCCTGGGCTGTACGTAAGGACGCGCCAAGCTGAGACCAGCACTCGGTAAGACGACGGTCGTGAATTAGTACCAAATACATGGCACTCTGCATTTGAAGTCAGGAAAGATCGCcgggaaaaaaaaacttTTATTACTCACCAGTAAACGACTGACGACGAGTTCCAGGCTTTCAGATTGAACAGCAGTAGCAATCAGGATGCTTCGTCGGGCTGGGAGGACCAGATCAGACTTGCTTGCCCGAATCCTTTTACAAGATGCTCGTTGACTCACAACTCCAATACATCCGTAAACTTGACAATCTTCTTGTTTGCTCATTTCCCGCCCATTTTTCAGGGGCCTGTCGGACAGCCAACGCGAGCACAATAAAAACAAGAGGCAGCGCTCTAACATTCGAAGGATCCAAAGCTGTAGATTTGTTATAAAGGTCCTCGTAGGAAGCTCTGAACATTCTTTCATCAATTGGATATCGTATGAAGTTGAGTTTGCCGAAGAACCAGTCGATTATTCTATCGGCAAAAGGTTTGGGTGGAAGTTCCTGAACAAGTTCTGCAATCTTGTGTGGGCTGACGCCGCAGTCAGTAATTAGGCGTTGAAGATTTTCGGCAGGCGTTCCATGAATATCTAGCTTCATCTTGACCTTTTCGTTGACTTCCATCTGTAAGGTATTAGTACGCGTTCCACTTGCCATGCAGGATTGCATACGTTTTCAGGAAGGCCACTGCGTATATGGTAAGCGATTTGTGCAAAGCAATGACAGTAAAACTGACCCCTCAATCTCTCCCAGCCATCCCTTTCCAACCTTTGCCAGATTGTCATCATCGGAACTGCCACCTCTTTCCAGCTGAGCTGCTTCCTGAGGTTCAAGACGATATGTGGAACCTGCTCGAGATGGACCTGGGACACTACCGTGGTTCATAAGATTATGGGAAGAAGCGGGGGTGGATGGGGCCGATTGTAAGTGTTTCTGAAAGGGCGGGGCTGCTTTCTGAAATGAGACGCGGTCTTAAAAAGGATATTTCGTTACGTACAAGAAATCCAGTCCCGGATAGCATCATAATGCGTGATCCCACCTGTATGTCTCACCACAACGGATAAAACAGCTTCAATGCTTTCCAGTCTAGCAGACGTCTGTGGATCTGGCCCGTGGGTGTTATTGTTGGCTTGAGGGTTATAGGGAACCTATGCTAGATTGAGCCTTCGCTTTGACATTATGTGATCATTCAGCTTACGCATAACTCGGGGACTTTCCGCGCTGAAAGTGGTAAGATGGTCAGTGTCTCCattctttttcctcaaCTTTGCAAGCATCTCAAGACCTACCGACACCTGGGATAAGAGATAAATATTGTCAATAAAGCAAAATCGATGAAGATTGATGACACTCACAGTGCTGACAAGGAAATTCTCGGTTACACTGAATAAAACAAACAAGACCGGTCAGTTGTCGTTATAGGCTTTCACATCATATACGCACTTTCTGCTTTCTCTTAGCACCTTTAATGAAACCGTTAGCCGCGATACAATGGAAAGTTGGCAGATGAAACATAAATCGTGTTCATTTTTCCTTCGATTCAAGTGGGTTTCTTAGAAGGTAATAACTCACATTGAGCACAGCTCAAACTgaccctcttcttcttctgaccTTGTTGGGATCCATGGTCTCCTTGCGCGCTTTCTATGCTGAATTTCCGTTCAGGTGGGCCGCCTGCCAGTCCGTGGCTCTCTGGGGGTAAAGGGCGCTTCATGGGTGCTGGTGGTTGCGAAATGGGAAAACTGGGGACGATGGGGGAGAGTGAAGCGTGCGAGAAATTTGAGGGTGTGATTGGTGTCTGCGATGCTGTCCCTGCCAATGGCGATGGTTTTGAAGTGTAGGGGGAGTGGCCAACTGAGGCCATGCTTTTTTCTTTGTggtggaaagaaaagaagaacaaaATGGCTGCTGAGGAAGTTTCGTGGTCTGCGGGCGAGTCACTTATCTGATAAAACTGATCACAGGGTTTTTGGCGAAATCAAGGCGGGCCAAAGAGCCGTCGAAACACCGATAGTTTGGACCTGATTTGGTAATTTCCCCTCATTTTAAGCGGAGTACCATACCGACTTTTGCTTCTCTGCGCCGGTATGCATATATTTCCAGTGTACTTCCATACGGAGACACTTTCCTGAAGCTTCTTCCCCGTCACCATACCGATCTCCTATACCAATGAAAGCGGCCGAACTACAGCTTTTGAGCAGAGCCCTCGTTTCATCCCTCATATAATTCAGTCTGTGCGAGAATTAAATTCGCAGTTTACTTGATGGTGGGCTCTGCCGCCGTCCGTGATTTTAGGGCCAGAAAACAATCTCCGGTTTATTCCGAGGTCTTCCGAATAGTGATTTGtccctcatcatcatcgtgcatcatcctccatcgTCAGCGTTCCGACATAGCCTGGAGTCCATACGCCACATCCCAAGCGTTTGGCTTGGATCCAGCCGCTCCGTAAGTTGTTCGTGCTGCACGTCGTATGCTGCACCCAGTCTTTGGAATCAATTAGGGCCATAGACCACAAGGAGCTAGACCGTGTCGATCGTTGTAACAAATATCCAACAACAAAAGTTCAATATCGTTGATGAACCAGTTTCTCGACGCCTGCACTGCACGCTCCTGTATGTGCTGCACCCTTCACACCTCAGGGTAACAGGGCAGTCCCACAAAACAGGATAATTACACTCGGCCGAAGATGCCTCATGATGTTCTTGATCCTTACTTGTCAATAATGATAATCTTGTCATATCAGATAAAACAATGTTTTCCCGAACTTCGTCCTCTACCCTCTTGTATCCCGTTGTCCAGTACCTCGAGGTTCATTAAACTATAATAATGCTATTTGTTCTCCGCTTTTTCTAGGCTCTTCTAATTTCAGTAGCACCGACGGGAATTCCATAATCCATAAAACTGATCGATGATTGATGCCGATCTCTGAACTTAATCTCCACATTGTATCTTCCCGTGTGCTATGCAAGCGACGCGTTGGAGCTGGAAGAGAACGTTAAACGCCCTGGTCTATCACCGCTACTCTTCGACTTGCTGTCGCTCCCCGATTCCCTCTCTTAATGGGTCATTATATGATGTTATTGGCGATTTATTGAGCTCTTAGGTTCAACAGCGATGTGCAGTATATAATATATAAGATCGATCTACTGCATAAAACGGCGATAACATATGACAGTGTCTCCTTACCGGAACAGAGGAGACTTGCTTTTGTCAAATGAGCGGCTTTCCAGCGTCGGAAAATAACAATAACTGGTGACTTGTCTAATCCCTCCTCAAAGCATCCAATCGCCGTTGCAAGTCTGCTTCTTCGGAACTCATACTTGGGCTAGCCCCAACCCCTCCACTTCCAGCATTTGTTGGACCGCCAGAAGGTGCTGACGAAGGTAAACCCTCGGCAACGGCAACTCGAGAAGTTTGCAATGGTTCCGGAACTAGCGGAGAAGCGGTCGGCGCAGATATGAGCTGTTTTTGgattaaaaaaaaaaatgtcAGCGTTGTCCAGTCGGTCGGTTCAAAGCGCAGCATCCTGAGTCTTAAGTCCGTAATAGTGGGCAGAGAATGAAGTCACTTACCGATTCATTCATGTTCATGCCAATTTCATCCAACACCTCTTTGAGAATCTTGTCGCTTTCTacctcttcaccttcaccttcatcctcatcctccataGCGTCATCAACCGCATCGGACatcatttcttccttcatatcCATTGTTGATGATTCACGTTCGAAATCATTCATGATCTTCTGGATCTAAACAATCCCAAGTGTCCCATATTAGCATATCGCAAAAGCAAAGAGATGAAATTTTACACCTACTTGCGGCAGATTTAAACTTCTATTCATTTGTCCCATGGCCTGTACAGGCAATCAGTACTGTCTCATTTTCCTTTCGCAAGTGATATATGAGTTGTTGCGTACTCTGGTAGCACCTTTCATGGCCGTAGCCATTTGCTCGTTACTTCTCAGCGTCTGCATACGTAATGACACTGCTTGCAGCTGCACCCTCATCTGCGTGAACTTTTGGATATATCTTCGTGTTCGCACAAGGTCTTTGGCAAGTATTTTGCAAGCATTCTATAATAATGTATCACTTTATCAGCTCTGATTTTGACATCGGCGGGACGCGCGCACGCACCATATTCCCAGCTTTTGCATTTCGTTTGATGTCTGCCAttgttttcttttcctgAGCCTCCAACTTccccttttctctctccagCTCTCGTTGTGCTTTCTGCAGAGACCTTTGATGTTGTCTCAACCGCTCTGCTGGAGTCATAGACCGACCAAAAAGGGTGTCCTGACAGGATTATCAGCATGTAAAGGGCACTGTGGATTAACTCTGTAAGCCTCGGACTCACAAGAATGTTCATGGTGGATGCTGAATGGAAGGTGACGGCAAGAAATGTTTTTGGACAAGATAAATGTGATCAGGCGTTATAGGTTGCGAACGGATAAAGATGGGAGATGGATGCACGATAAGAGTCGGGTGGATAGCCGTCATCGTGGTCGGCAACAACAACCAAAGAGAGAGGAGCTGCGGAACCAAATGGCACCTGACGACATTTACTGTCGGCGATGTCCGCCGGAACTAACAAAACGCGCTCATCATCCGGGTGATGAGAATATAAGATGACTGTTTTTGGCGACAGTAAGGTCAGGATATAGCAGCACCCGTCTATTTATATATAATCACTCTACCGTATTGCCCGCCTGGCATCCATTCCGTACCCCCAATGCGCTTACCACACCTGCTCTCCGCAACCGTCTTCCTCTCAGCACTCGTCACCAAAGCTACCTCAGCATCCACAGACCTCGATGATGACTTTCAACTACGGCAGCTCACAGAGGACAATTTCAAGACTAGTGTCTCTCAAGGAGTATGGTATGTAGATTTAAACTTAGGATTCTAAAGCAGCAAGCTAATGCTATATGCAGGCTGGTGGAGCACTTTTCTCCCAAATGTTAGTCGATGAGCAGTCCTCACATGATATTTCCACTGATACCGCGTAATCCAGGCGGACATTGTAGAGCATTCGCCCCAACTTGGACACAATTAGCTAAAGATAAGCAACATCTTGAGCGACTAACGGGCTTTCATATGGCCCAAGTCAACTGTCTTGCTCAGGGCGGTAAGTAATGCATGCCTTCTCCGTACGCGTTGGCCTTATGTGTGGTATCAGATCTGTGCAACAGTAATGGTATCAAGTTCTGTGAGTTCATCATCATATTGGAAGATATCCTTGTAAACTGACAACAAACGGGATCTTAGACCCGCAGATTATCATGTAGGAGATGAGCCTTTTGTCGAGAATCATGTCTAATCCATGACTACAGGTACACCGACGGCAAGCCTTCTCCGCATTATACAGGCGATCGTTCTTACGAGGAGCTTTCCAAATACATTGACGAACACGCGCACACATATGCTGAGACGATCCTCGATCCTGCGGGTCAGTCGCAGGAAGCATTGATTATTGGTCCAGCCAATTCAGAGGGGAAGGTACAAGAAGTGGATGAGCGAGGCTTAGAAGCCTTGAAAGCGGAAGGACCTGTCCTTGTAGAGTACTTTGCTCCGTGGTGTGGGCAGTAAGTctgctttttttttttagcTACAAGTTACTGATATATCGCGATCAGTTGTAAAGCTTTGAAACCGAGTAAGCTTGGCGACATCGCAAAGCACGAAGGCTTTTTCTGACTATTGTGTAGCATACGAGCAGTTGGCGCTGGAGCTGCAAGGACAATTAAATGTCGCAGCCGTAAATTGTGACGATCACCATGCTCTATGTGTTAGCTCTGGCGTCAAAGGTTATCCTACCATCCGACTGTGAGCCAAATATCAATATTTTCTTGAACGACTGCTAAATATAGCTGTGTAGGCTGCACCATGGCACGTTTTCGGAATTTTCTGGAGCTAGGTCAATTTCTAAGCTCAAGGAATTTTCTCAAAGGGCTGAAAAGCCGTAAGTAGGATTTCATATATATGTACAGCAGCATCTCTAAGTCTTCCCAGTGCCAGCATGACGAGTATCAAAGCAAGCGGTTTCGATAAGATTGCCAGCGCCAATGAGGCATTCTTCTTGTATCTCCAGACTTTTGATACGACTGTAGCCGAAGTTGTGAGTTGATTTGATCATACAGAGTTGAAGGTGTTACTTAAGTACTTTTTTTTCAGGACTCTGTCAAGAAAGCTCTTGAGCCATTACTCGGTACCGTTCCTGCCTACACTTCCACCGACGCCGCCTTATACCATCGACTCCATGTCGTCAATCCACCACCTACATCTACCCTTTTTGCGTTTTCATCATACTCAACCCGACCTGTCGGTACTTTGAGCCTTCCAGCCTCCTCCAACGACCTGCGTAAATTCGTCAACCTCCATCGATTCCCGACCCTCGTCCAGTTGCAAGCCTCAAATTTCCAGAGTTTGATGCAAAGCGATACTCGGGCGATTGTTGTGCTTGCTGGTGTTCAtaaaggggaagaaggaaagaaggaaagagatgcGTTTGCTGATATTGCAAGGGCTTGGAAGAGAGGCGGAAGGAGGTTTGAACAGCCTGTGTGGTTTGTCTGGGTCGAGGGAGAGACCAGTAGATGGGCTAATTGGTTGAGGAGGTTCTACGGGTATGTCTATACAAACGATTTTTTGAAGTGCGACTGACAATGTTAACAGGATTAAGAAGAGAGACCTTCCCGGCGTCGTCGTGATCGATACCCCTGTACGTTCTACCCTATCAGTCTAATAAAGGCAGCTACTGATCTTGTGGTCAAAGCTTGAGGAATACTATGATACTACAATTGAAGGTACTAAGATCGAATTTGAAGGATCTAGTATCTTTTCAGTG
Coding sequences:
- a CDS encoding protein disulfide-isomerase domain, translated to MRLPHLLSATVFLSALVTKATSASTDLDDDFQLRQLTEDNFKTSVSQGVWLVEHFSPKCGHCRAFAPTWTQLAKDKQHLERLTGFHMAQVNCLAQGDLCNSNGIKFYPQIIMYTDGKPSPHYTGDRSYEELSKYIDEHAHTYAETILDPAGQSQEALIIGPANSEGKVQEVDERGLEALKAEGPVLVEYFAPWCGHCKALKPTYEQLALELQGQLNVAAVNCDDHHALCVSSGVKGYPTIRLLHHGTFSEFSGARSISKLKEFSQRAEKPASMTSIKASGFDKIASANEAFFLYLQTFDTTVAEVDSVKKALEPLLGTVPAYTSTDAALYHRLHVVNPPPTSTLFAFSSYSTRPVGTLSLPASSNDLRKFVNLHRFPTLVQLQASNFQSLMQSDTRAIVVLAGVHKGEEGKKERDAFADIARAWKRGGRRFEQPVWFVWVEGETSRWANWLRRFYGIKKRDLPGVVVIDTPLEEYYDTTIEGTKIEFEGSSIFSVLEGFYQHFLRPKRIESTLEWGSRSASETLISIGETTMEHPFLSLTVLIGTVALFVYLLQKCLVKDPKDGYSPSRLD